The following are encoded together in the Chanodichthys erythropterus isolate Z2021 chromosome 16, ASM2448905v1, whole genome shotgun sequence genome:
- the mbd3a gene encoding methyl-CpG-binding domain protein 3a isoform X2, translating into MNSESTPSSQRVIMSQKVVSPTGKKFRSKPQLARYLGNSMDLSSFDFRTGKMLMSKLNKNRQRIRYDNSQSKGKPDLNTSLPVRQTASIFKQPVTKVTNHPSNKVKTDPQKAVDQPRQLFWEKKLSGLNAYDIAEELVKTMDLPKGLQGVGPGYSDKTLLSALASALHTSSAPITGQLSAAVEKNPGVWLNTTQPLCKAFMVTDEDIRKQEDLVYNVRKRLEEALMADMLAHIEEAAIDAKSLKEESNDEEMETV; encoded by the exons ATGAACTCCGAATCGACTCCCAGTTCACAGAGAGTCATCATGAGTCAGAAGGTCGTGAG TCCAACAGGGAAGAAGTTTCGGAGTAAGCCACAGCTGGCGCGTTATCTGGGAAACTCCATGGATCTCAGTTCCTTCGATTTCCGCACGGGGAAAATGCTTATGAGCAAACTGAATAAGAACAGGCAGCGGATACGCTACGATAACAGTCAGAGCAAG GGTAAACCCGATCTGAACACGTCACTGCCGGTCCGACAAACGGCGTCCATCTTCAAACAGCCCGTCACCAAGGTTACAAATCACCCCAGCAACAAGGTCAAGACAGACCCTCAGAAAGCTGTTGACCAGCCCAGACAG CTGTTCTGGGAGAAGAAGCTGAGTGGACTAAATGCTTATGATATAGCAGAGGAGCTGGTGAAGACCATGGATCTTCCTAAAGGATTGCAAG GTGTTGGTCCAGGTTACTCCGATAAGACGCTTCTTTCGGCTCTAGCGAGCGCTCTGCACACCAGCTCGGCTCCCATCACGGGTCAGCTGTCCGCCGCGGTGGAGAAGAACCCTGGCGTCTGGCTCAACACCACACAGCCTCTCTGCAAGGCCTTCATGGTGACCGATGAAGACATCAG GAAGCAGGAAGATCTGGTGTATAACGTGAGGAAGAGGCTGGAGGAAGCGCTCATGGCGGACATGCTCGCGCACATAGAGGAAGCCGCCATTGATGCGAAATCTCTGAAGGAAGAATCCAACGACGAGGAAATGGAGACTGTATAG
- the mbd3a gene encoding methyl-CpG-binding domain protein 3a isoform X3 yields the protein MERKSPTGKKFRSKPQLARYLGNSMDLSSFDFRTGKMLMSKLNKNRQRIRYDNSQSKGKPDLNTSLPVRQTASIFKQPVTKVTNHPSNKVKTDPQKAVDQPRQLFWEKKLSGLNAYDIAEELVKTMDLPKGLQGVGPGYSDKTLLSALASALHTSSAPITGQLSAAVEKNPGVWLNTTQPLCKAFMVTDEDIRKQEDLVYNVRKRLEEALMADMLAHIEEAAIDAKSLKEESNDEEMETV from the exons ATGGAGAGGAAAAG TCCAACAGGGAAGAAGTTTCGGAGTAAGCCACAGCTGGCGCGTTATCTGGGAAACTCCATGGATCTCAGTTCCTTCGATTTCCGCACGGGGAAAATGCTTATGAGCAAACTGAATAAGAACAGGCAGCGGATACGCTACGATAACAGTCAGAGCAAG GGTAAACCCGATCTGAACACGTCACTGCCGGTCCGACAAACGGCGTCCATCTTCAAACAGCCCGTCACCAAGGTTACAAATCACCCCAGCAACAAGGTCAAGACAGACCCTCAGAAAGCTGTTGACCAGCCCAGACAG CTGTTCTGGGAGAAGAAGCTGAGTGGACTAAATGCTTATGATATAGCAGAGGAGCTGGTGAAGACCATGGATCTTCCTAAAGGATTGCAAG GTGTTGGTCCAGGTTACTCCGATAAGACGCTTCTTTCGGCTCTAGCGAGCGCTCTGCACACCAGCTCGGCTCCCATCACGGGTCAGCTGTCCGCCGCGGTGGAGAAGAACCCTGGCGTCTGGCTCAACACCACACAGCCTCTCTGCAAGGCCTTCATGGTGACCGATGAAGACATCAG GAAGCAGGAAGATCTGGTGTATAACGTGAGGAAGAGGCTGGAGGAAGCGCTCATGGCGGACATGCTCGCGCACATAGAGGAAGCCGCCATTGATGCGAAATCTCTGAAGGAAGAATCCAACGACGAGGAAATGGAGACTGTATAG
- the mbd3a gene encoding methyl-CpG-binding domain protein 3a isoform X1, with protein sequence MERKRWECSALPNGWKREEVTRKSGLSAGKSDVYYFSPTGKKFRSKPQLARYLGNSMDLSSFDFRTGKMLMSKLNKNRQRIRYDNSQSKGKPDLNTSLPVRQTASIFKQPVTKVTNHPSNKVKTDPQKAVDQPRQLFWEKKLSGLNAYDIAEELVKTMDLPKGLQGVGPGYSDKTLLSALASALHTSSAPITGQLSAAVEKNPGVWLNTTQPLCKAFMVTDEDIRKQEDLVYNVRKRLEEALMADMLAHIEEAAIDAKSLKEESNDEEMETV encoded by the exons ATGGAGAGGAAAAGGTGGGAGTGCTCGGCTCTCCCAAATGGTTGGAAAAGGGAAGAAGTGACCAGAAAGTCGGGCTTGTCCGCGGGGAAAAGTGATGTCTATTATTTTAG TCCAACAGGGAAGAAGTTTCGGAGTAAGCCACAGCTGGCGCGTTATCTGGGAAACTCCATGGATCTCAGTTCCTTCGATTTCCGCACGGGGAAAATGCTTATGAGCAAACTGAATAAGAACAGGCAGCGGATACGCTACGATAACAGTCAGAGCAAG GGTAAACCCGATCTGAACACGTCACTGCCGGTCCGACAAACGGCGTCCATCTTCAAACAGCCCGTCACCAAGGTTACAAATCACCCCAGCAACAAGGTCAAGACAGACCCTCAGAAAGCTGTTGACCAGCCCAGACAG CTGTTCTGGGAGAAGAAGCTGAGTGGACTAAATGCTTATGATATAGCAGAGGAGCTGGTGAAGACCATGGATCTTCCTAAAGGATTGCAAG GTGTTGGTCCAGGTTACTCCGATAAGACGCTTCTTTCGGCTCTAGCGAGCGCTCTGCACACCAGCTCGGCTCCCATCACGGGTCAGCTGTCCGCCGCGGTGGAGAAGAACCCTGGCGTCTGGCTCAACACCACACAGCCTCTCTGCAAGGCCTTCATGGTGACCGATGAAGACATCAG GAAGCAGGAAGATCTGGTGTATAACGTGAGGAAGAGGCTGGAGGAAGCGCTCATGGCGGACATGCTCGCGCACATAGAGGAAGCCGCCATTGATGCGAAATCTCTGAAGGAAGAATCCAACGACGAGGAAATGGAGACTGTATAG
- the uqcr11 gene encoding cytochrome b-c1 complex subunit 10 — MLGKIIGQKYVSIAKTWVPTLAVWGGVGGVALVHFTDWRVILDYVPYINGKFKKDE; from the exons ATGTTGGGCAAAATAATCGGACAGAAATACGTGTCTATCGCGAAAACATG GGTTCCCACGCTTGCGGTCTGGGGTGGAGTCGGAGGTGTTGCTCTCGTCCACTTCACAGACTGGAGGGTGATCCTGGACTACGTTCCCTACATCAACGGAAAGTTCAAGAAGGATGAATAG